One Alkaliphilus sp. B6464 genomic window carries:
- the ruvC gene encoding crossover junction endodeoxyribonuclease RuvC: protein MIILGIDPGLAIMGYGIIHYEGNRFRPIDYGAITTPSTMPTPMRLKKIYEDLNKIMIKHNPDAVAIEELFFNTNVKTALLVGHARGVAVLSAANNDKEIFEYTPLQVKQGVVGYGRADKGQVQQMIKTLLNLPNVPKPDDVADALAVAICHAHSGNFKDMFKIK from the coding sequence ATGATTATATTAGGAATTGATCCAGGACTTGCAATAATGGGATATGGTATAATACACTATGAGGGGAATCGATTTCGACCTATAGATTATGGAGCTATTACAACACCTAGCACAATGCCTACACCTATGAGACTTAAAAAGATTTATGAGGATTTAAATAAAATTATGATTAAACATAATCCAGATGCTGTAGCAATTGAAGAATTATTTTTTAATACTAATGTTAAAACTGCATTGTTAGTAGGTCATGCGAGAGGTGTAGCAGTGCTATCTGCTGCTAATAACGATAAAGAAATATTTGAATATACTCCTTTGCAGGTTAAGCAGGGAGTAGTTGGTTATGGTAGGGCAGACAAAGGGCAGGTGCAGCAAATGATTAAGACACTGCTAAATCTTCCTAATGTACCTAAGCCCGACGATGTTGCTGATGCTCTAGCAGTAGCGATATGTCATGCTCATTCGGGAAATTTTAAAGATATGTTCAAAATCAAATAG
- the ruvA gene encoding Holliday junction branch migration protein RuvA, which produces MFEYLKGMVVDIILDKIIIEVNGIGYRINSTTNSVSKVKRGDQTIVYTHLVVREDELSLYGFTSTDELAMFQKLTSVSKIGPKVASGILSTYTPSKLGAYILSNDIASIAKSPGVGKKTAERIVLELKDKIDKTNVDYDYTLFNDDNKDDNEAVQALIALGYTKVEGEKAVQAVKDTSYATEEIIKNALRWLMK; this is translated from the coding sequence ATGTTTGAATATTTAAAGGGAATGGTTGTTGATATTATTTTAGATAAAATAATAATCGAGGTTAATGGGATCGGATATAGAATTAATAGTACTACAAATAGTGTCTCTAAAGTTAAAAGGGGTGATCAGACTATTGTTTATACACATTTAGTAGTTCGGGAAGATGAGTTAAGCTTGTATGGTTTTACTTCTACTGATGAGCTAGCAATGTTTCAGAAACTAACTTCTGTTTCTAAAATAGGTCCAAAAGTTGCTAGTGGAATACTATCTACCTACACTCCAAGTAAATTGGGGGCTTACATATTAAGTAATGATATTGCTTCAATAGCTAAATCACCAGGAGTAGGAAAGAAAACCGCAGAGCGCATTGTGTTAGAATTAAAGGATAAAATCGATAAGACAAATGTAGATTACGATTACACCTTATTTAATGATGATAATAAGGATGACAATGAAGCAGTTCAGGCTCTTATTGCCTTAGGATATACTAAAGTAGAAGGAGAAAAGGCAGTTCAGGCTGTTAAGGATACAAGCTATGCAACAGAGGAAATTATAAAAAATGCACTTAGATGGCTAATGAAATAG
- the ruvB gene encoding Holliday junction branch migration DNA helicase RuvB: MISEFEERIVSNKIKPEDQEIEGGLRPKFLNDYIGQDKVKEKLKIFIEAAQHRKEALDHVLLYGPPGLGKTTLSNIIANEMNVNIRITSGPAIERPGDLAAILTNLSENDVLFIDEIHRINRTVEEILYPAMEDFALDIIIGKGPSARSIRLDLSKFTLIGATTRAGLLTSPLRDRFGVIAKLELYDIKELKEIVKRSAYILNVYIDDDGAAEIASRSRGTPRIANRLLKRVRDFAQVRGDGRITLDTAQDALALLEIDSLGLDNTDKKMIEVMINNFGGGPVGLDTLAASTGEERNTIEDVYEPYLLQIGFINRTPRGRVVMKKAYEHFNIPFKE; encoded by the coding sequence ATGATATCCGAGTTTGAAGAGAGGATCGTGTCAAATAAAATAAAACCTGAGGATCAAGAAATTGAAGGTGGATTACGTCCTAAGTTTTTAAATGATTATATTGGACAAGACAAAGTAAAAGAAAAATTAAAAATATTTATAGAGGCTGCACAACACAGAAAAGAAGCTTTAGACCATGTTCTACTATATGGGCCTCCTGGTTTAGGTAAGACTACATTATCTAACATTATAGCTAATGAGATGAATGTAAATATTAGGATTACATCTGGTCCAGCAATAGAAAGACCTGGTGATTTGGCTGCTATATTAACAAATCTATCAGAAAATGATGTTTTGTTTATAGATGAAATCCATAGGATTAATAGAACAGTTGAAGAAATACTGTACCCTGCAATGGAGGATTTTGCGCTAGATATTATTATAGGTAAGGGGCCAAGTGCGAGATCTATAAGACTAGATTTATCTAAGTTCACCTTAATAGGAGCTACTACAAGGGCTGGACTGTTAACTTCTCCACTAAGAGATAGATTTGGGGTAATAGCCAAATTGGAATTATATGATATTAAAGAGCTAAAGGAGATTGTAAAACGATCAGCTTATATTTTAAATGTTTATATAGATGATGATGGAGCGGCAGAAATTGCTTCAAGGTCAAGGGGTACTCCTCGTATAGCTAATAGACTTTTAAAAAGGGTTAGAGATTTTGCTCAGGTTAGAGGCGATGGACGTATTACTTTAGATACTGCACAAGATGCATTAGCTCTACTTGAAATTGACTCTTTAGGTTTAGACAACACTGATAAAAAGATGATTGAAGTTATGATTAATAACTTTGGAGGAGGACCAGTAGGCCTAGATACCCTAGCTGCTTCAACAGGAGAAGAAAGAAATACAATAGAAGATGTTTATGAGCCTTACTTATTACAAATAGGATTTATTAATCGTACACCAAGGGGTAGAGTAGTAATGAAAAAGGCATACGAACATTTTAATATCCCTTTTAAAGAATAA
- a CDS encoding SpoIID/LytB domain-containing protein, giving the protein MRRIKIIIVPMLIALIVLMNVPTTFSYDKSTIPYNIKIGLFFDRTAKSTLLLESQSSFRVGFFQQDEFINLFDLDENKILLRKDKFYIGQGISFTEYTGAINEQVNISNIEGPYHIQIGQSFTSYSEAYNFLNSLNIGNVNSYLSYEKEWKVFSGLYLTESSANEEANKINANYGYDAKVIQPSTTRVQVINEKGNTIFMYDSADEIYFTGKDYRGTTPIVNVEGTNYRGAITAKRLSNSDMTIINKLPLEEYLYGVVPGEMPASWPIEALKAQAVAARGFALTNFNKYKQFDFNLCSTTNSQVYKGYTGEHPNTNVAVDETRSKVITYNGTLVEPYYHSNSGGHTEDSENIWAGQLSYIRGVEDNFSLDAPNSTWSVSFTKDEIKNRLANHNIFIGDILDMKITSISNNGRVLSLVVYGTEGQEIMEKQKSRTVLELKSSWFSINSNNDTNNESQLMVINGSASKEESINLTSKHVITADGIYEISNSQGLSIFNGKEYRSIDEEVIENISDTFVLHGKGFGHGLGMSQYGAKKMAELNYKYDEILTHYYTGVKVE; this is encoded by the coding sequence ATGAGAAGGATAAAAATTATTATAGTTCCAATGCTTATTGCACTAATTGTTCTTATGAATGTGCCTACTACATTTTCTTATGATAAGTCCACGATACCTTACAATATAAAAATTGGGCTCTTTTTCGATAGGACAGCAAAATCAACATTATTATTAGAAAGTCAATCTAGCTTTAGAGTAGGATTTTTTCAGCAGGATGAATTCATTAACTTATTTGATTTAGATGAAAATAAAATTTTATTAAGAAAAGATAAATTCTATATAGGGCAAGGGATTAGCTTTACGGAGTATACAGGAGCTATAAATGAACAAGTTAATATATCAAATATAGAAGGTCCTTACCATATTCAAATTGGACAAAGTTTTACCAGTTACTCAGAAGCTTATAATTTTTTGAATTCACTTAATATAGGGAATGTAAATAGCTACTTATCTTATGAAAAAGAATGGAAGGTTTTTTCAGGTTTATATTTAACTGAATCGAGCGCTAATGAAGAAGCAAACAAAATAAATGCAAACTACGGCTACGATGCTAAAGTAATACAACCATCTACTACTAGGGTCCAAGTTATTAATGAAAAAGGAAATACTATATTTATGTATGATTCAGCAGATGAAATTTATTTTACTGGCAAAGATTATAGAGGTACTACACCTATAGTAAATGTAGAGGGTACTAACTATAGGGGAGCTATTACTGCAAAAAGGTTGTCAAATAGTGATATGACAATAATCAATAAACTACCTTTGGAGGAGTATTTGTATGGAGTTGTGCCAGGAGAAATGCCAGCATCGTGGCCAATAGAAGCTTTAAAAGCCCAAGCTGTGGCAGCAAGAGGATTTGCCCTTACTAATTTTAATAAATACAAACAATTTGATTTTAATTTGTGCTCTACTACAAATTCTCAGGTATACAAGGGTTATACTGGAGAGCATCCTAATACAAATGTGGCAGTAGACGAAACTAGATCTAAGGTTATAACTTATAATGGTACATTGGTAGAGCCTTATTATCATTCTAATAGTGGTGGTCATACTGAAGATAGCGAAAATATTTGGGCAGGTCAACTTTCTTATATTAGAGGAGTAGAGGATAACTTCTCTTTAGATGCGCCAAATAGCACTTGGTCTGTATCATTTACAAAAGACGAAATAAAAAACCGTTTAGCTAACCATAATATATTTATAGGAGATATTTTAGATATGAAGATTACTTCTATTTCTAATAATGGAAGAGTTTTATCTTTAGTTGTATATGGAACAGAAGGACAAGAGATTATGGAAAAACAAAAAAGTAGAACTGTTCTGGAGTTAAAAAGTAGTTGGTTTTCTATTAATTCTAATAATGACACTAACAATGAATCTCAACTGATGGTTATAAATGGAAGTGCATCTAAAGAGGAATCCATTAACTTAACGAGTAAACATGTAATTACGGCTGATGGAATATATGAAATCAGCAATTCGCAGGGACTCTCTATATTTAACGGAAAGGAGTATAGGAGTATAGACGAAGAAGTAATTGAAAATATTTCGGATACTTTTGTACTGCACGGAAAGGGATTTGGACATGGTTTAGGCATGAGCCAGTATGGAGCAAAGAAAATGGCCGAATTGAACTATAAATACGATGAAATACTAACTCATTATTATACGGGTGTAAAGGTGGAATAA
- the queA gene encoding tRNA preQ1(34) S-adenosylmethionine ribosyltransferase-isomerase QueA, with protein METKDFDFYLPEELIAQTPLENRDNSRLMVLDRETGKIEHKHFYDIVEFLNPGDCLVLNDTRVLPARLIGEKEVTRGKIEFLLLKRIELDTWEALVKPGKKAKIGSRFVFGDGLLHTEVVGMGEEGSRIIKFEYDGVFEEILDRLGQMPLPPYITEALEDKERYQTVYSKNQGSAAAPTAGLHFTKELLQKIENKGIKVVYITLHVGLGTFRPVKVEKIEEHKMHSEFYILDDKTASIINNAKKQGNKVVAVGTTSCRTLESVAYTYGQIKPSSGWTDIFIYPGYSFKIVDNLITNFHLPESTLIMLVSALAGQDRTLNAYETAVKERYRFFSFGDAMFIK; from the coding sequence ATGGAAACAAAAGACTTTGATTTTTACTTACCAGAGGAATTAATTGCACAAACACCTTTGGAAAATAGAGATAATTCAAGATTGATGGTTTTGGATAGGGAGACTGGAAAAATTGAACATAAGCATTTTTATGATATTGTAGAATTTTTAAACCCTGGAGATTGTTTAGTATTAAATGACACTAGAGTATTACCTGCAAGATTAATTGGTGAAAAAGAAGTAACTAGGGGTAAAATAGAATTTCTATTATTAAAAAGAATAGAATTAGACACGTGGGAAGCATTAGTCAAGCCAGGAAAAAAAGCAAAGATTGGTAGTAGATTTGTTTTTGGTGATGGACTACTGCATACAGAAGTTGTAGGTATGGGAGAAGAAGGCTCTAGAATTATAAAGTTTGAATATGATGGTGTATTTGAAGAAATATTAGATAGACTAGGGCAAATGCCATTACCACCATATATTACAGAAGCGCTGGAGGATAAGGAACGATACCAAACAGTATACTCTAAAAATCAGGGTTCTGCAGCTGCACCTACAGCTGGCCTACACTTCACTAAGGAGTTATTGCAAAAAATAGAAAATAAAGGAATAAAAGTTGTATATATTACTTTGCATGTTGGCTTAGGTACATTTCGCCCTGTAAAGGTGGAAAAAATAGAAGAACATAAGATGCACTCGGAATTTTATATTCTAGATGATAAAACTGCTAGTATTATTAATAATGCTAAAAAACAAGGAAATAAAGTAGTTGCTGTGGGCACTACTAGTTGTAGAACTTTAGAGTCAGTAGCATATACATATGGACAAATAAAGCCTAGTAGTGGATGGACGGATATTTTTATTTATCCCGGATATAGTTTTAAAATAGTGGATAATTTAATTACTAATTTTCATTTACCAGAATCAACATTAATTATGTTGGTTAGTGCTTTAGCAGGTCAGGATAGAACCTTAAATGCCTATGAGACCGCAGTAAAAGAAAGATATAGATTTTTTAGTTTTGGAGATGCTATGTTCATAAAATAA
- the tgt gene encoding tRNA guanosine(34) transglycosylase Tgt yields the protein MAIKYELIKTCKQSGARLGRLHTPHGIIETPIFMPVGTQATVKAMTPEELKEINSQIILSNTYHLYLRPGHKLIEKAGGLHKFMNWDGPILTDSGGFQVFSLGPLRKISEEGVEFRSHLDGSKHFISPEKAVEIQNSLGSDIMMAFDECAPYPADYEYVKNSLERTTRWAKRCKDAHKNTEKQALFGIIQGGMYEDLRRQSAEEIIGLDFPGYSIGGLSVGEPKHLMYEVLDYTTPLMPKDKPRYLMGVGSPDDLIEGVIRGVDMFDCVLPSRIGRNGTAMTSRGKVVIKNASHTESFEPLDPECDCYTCKNYSRAYLRHLFKANEILGLRLLTNHNLYFLLKLMEEIRQAIREDRLLDYRKDFFQKYGYEL from the coding sequence ATGGCAATTAAGTATGAGCTAATCAAGACATGTAAACAAAGTGGAGCAAGGTTAGGCAGACTACATACACCACATGGTATAATAGAAACACCTATTTTTATGCCGGTGGGGACACAGGCAACGGTTAAGGCAATGACACCAGAGGAACTGAAAGAGATTAATTCACAAATAATTTTAAGTAATACATATCATTTATATTTAAGGCCAGGACACAAATTAATTGAAAAAGCAGGCGGATTACATAAATTTATGAATTGGGACGGACCGATTTTAACTGATAGTGGAGGATTCCAAGTATTTAGTTTAGGCCCACTCAGAAAAATAAGTGAAGAAGGAGTAGAATTTAGATCTCATTTAGATGGATCGAAGCATTTTATTAGTCCAGAGAAGGCTGTTGAAATACAAAACTCTCTAGGTTCTGATATTATGATGGCGTTTGATGAGTGTGCTCCATATCCAGCTGATTATGAATACGTTAAAAACTCACTTGAAAGAACTACAAGGTGGGCAAAAAGGTGTAAGGATGCTCATAAAAATACTGAAAAGCAAGCTTTATTTGGAATAATTCAAGGAGGTATGTATGAAGATCTAAGAAGGCAAAGTGCTGAGGAGATAATAGGCTTAGATTTTCCAGGATATTCAATAGGCGGACTAAGTGTAGGTGAACCTAAACACTTAATGTATGAGGTACTAGATTACACCACACCATTAATGCCGAAGGACAAACCAAGGTATTTAATGGGTGTAGGAAGTCCAGATGATTTAATAGAAGGTGTAATTAGAGGAGTAGACATGTTTGACTGTGTATTACCTTCAAGAATTGGTAGAAATGGCACTGCAATGACTAGTCGTGGTAAAGTTGTAATTAAAAATGCTAGTCATACGGAAAGTTTTGAGCCCTTGGATCCTGAGTGTGACTGTTACACATGTAAAAATTATTCAAGAGCCTATTTACGTCATTTATTTAAGGCAAACGAAATTTTAGGATTAAGACTGCTTACAAACCATAATTTATATTTCCTTTTAAAATTAATGGAAGAAATAAGACAAGCTATTAGAGAAGATCGACTATTAGATTATAGAAAAGATTTTTTTCAAAAATATGGATATGAATTATAG
- the yajC gene encoding preprotein translocase subunit YajC, protein MPAQIASLALPLGVFVVFYFLLIRPQQKKDKKIKEMRNNLKVGDQIITIGGIHGKVIKIKDDAITIEVGSDKLKLTMAKWSVGTVVSQDKSL, encoded by the coding sequence ATGCCAGCACAGATTGCAAGTTTAGCATTACCATTAGGTGTATTTGTAGTTTTTTATTTTTTATTAATAAGACCACAACAAAAAAAGGATAAAAAAATTAAAGAAATGAGAAACAATCTAAAGGTTGGGGACCAAATAATAACTATCGGTGGTATTCATGGTAAGGTTATCAAAATAAAAGATGATGCTATTACTATTGAAGTTGGATCAGATAAATTAAAGCTAACGATGGCCAAGTGGTCCGTTGGAACAGTAGTTTCACAGGATAAAAGTTTATAA
- a CDS encoding TIGR04086 family membrane protein yields the protein MKGGKKTTVKTGPLNIKIYGRGLIRGYIISLLLFLIVAVLITYTSIGENIIPLITSIIMIVGIVFAAIYASVNLRNKGWLHGGIIGLVFILILIGLSKIFIADYSVDRIALYKIGLSMGAGIIGGMLGVNIK from the coding sequence ATGAAGGGTGGAAAAAAAACTACAGTAAAGACAGGACCTCTTAATATAAAAATCTATGGACGTGGGCTGATTAGGGGATATATAATATCGCTATTGCTTTTTCTTATAGTAGCAGTGCTAATAACATATACAAGTATAGGAGAAAATATTATTCCGTTAATTACGTCTATTATTATGATAGTTGGTATTGTTTTTGCGGCGATTTATGCTTCTGTAAATTTGAGAAACAAAGGTTGGCTCCATGGTGGAATTATAGGATTAGTTTTTATTTTGATATTAATTGGTTTAAGTAAAATATTTATAGCAGATTATTCAGTTGACAGGATTGCTTTATATAAAATTGGATTAAGTATGGGAGCAGGAATAATAGGGGGCATGCTAGGGGTAAACATTAAATAA
- the scfA gene encoding six-cysteine ranthipeptide SCIFF produces the protein MKHIKTLSGATLVKSAVKGGCGECQTSCQSACKTSCTVANQECENR, from the coding sequence ATGAAACATATTAAAACATTGAGCGGCGCAACTCTTGTAAAAAGTGCTGTTAAGGGAGGATGTGGCGAGTGTCAGACTTCTTGCCAATCAGCCTGCAAAACTTCTTGTACAGTAGCTAACCAAGAGTGTGAAAACAGATAA